From the genome of Drosophila melanogaster chromosome 2L, one region includes:
- the l(2)gd1 gene encoding lethal (2) giant discs 1, isoform A has product MFSRKKPEPAKRRQHDLSQFGLTEIPDDFDPSAGYGEDDGGDSDLEAELAAITGGEGAKPKPKPKAKLLPASDLDKMIADSLRDVSDDDDDDNLESDPDLLGELSGIGGLEEAEEEEPVAQPPAASEEPVQTFLPTTTVDTLSIIKQRLEMYKQAEANAKTAGDSGKARRFGRGLKTLKDLHRQAAAGKSINVDDIPPEVSVKPIGGQAPPVPAEESPAPSTPASPPPVPSRAAPDPPTPGTPVEPTTSVAPTSPPNPLVTQMRSRQTDYKAAALQSKRSGDISTALQFLKVVKQFDVVIKMCEDGQEVDLSDMPPPPAEFLEFLKKMQEEAAAEAVAEPTAAPEPTPVAPAPVLAAATNMLEALQQRLEKYQSVEAAAKAENNSGKARRFGRIVKQYEDAIKLYKAGKPVPYDELPVPPGFGPLPTADAAPVAPTPSLPTSPTSPPPTASTSAGGTPSSSSATTPTAPRKAPSPPKPKELTTRTSGNQQKNNIAEQQMKLLLERQKEFKLAAIEAKKAGEIDQAKEYLKIFKGFDSLLNAASSGLPVDLSTLPVPPSQRDNLEASFAIVSAEECDPTDDICEIGVRMEEQLAKQLMMCKNTRDHHKAMGDVAGMNRFENLALTVQKDLDLVRYSKRKNEPLPKFHYEKRSFNIVHCNTDLTDSELEIVVVRGISYNVANPKDVDTYVRVEFPLLNDESFKTKTNVIRDTSSPDYDERFKVDIQRTNRQFQRIFKRHGVKFEIYSRGGFLRSDTLIGTVNVKLQPLETKCEIHDTYDLMDGRKQVGGKLEVKIRVRNPILTKQMEHITEKWLVLDA; this is encoded by the exons ATGTTCTCCAGAAAGAAGCCAGAGCCAGCGAAAAGAAGGCAACACGATTTATCGCAG ttCGGTCTTACGGAAATCCCAGATGATTTTGATCCCAGCGCTGGATATGGTGAGGACGATGGGGGTGACAGTGATTTGGAGGCAGAGCTTGCGGCCATAACCGGCGGAGAAGGAGCCAAGCCAAAGCCCAAGCCCAAAGCAAAGCTGTTACCCGCCAGTGATTTGGACAAAATGATAGCCGACAGCTTGCGTGATGTCagcgacgatgatgatgatgacaatTTGGAAAGCGATCCGGATCTTCTTGGCGAGCTGAGCGGAATCGGTGGTCTAGAGGAGGCAGAGGAAGAGGAGCCTGTCGCACAACCGCCAGCTGCCTCTGAGGAACCCGTCCAGACCTTTCTGCCCACGACGACTGTGGACACATTAAGCATTATCAAACAGCGCCTGGAAATGTACAAGCAGGCCGAGGCCAATGCCAAGACTGCCGGCGATTCTGGCAAAGCAAGGCGATTTGGAAGAGGCCTTAAGACTCTGAAAGATCTGCACAGGCAGGCAGCGGCTGGCAAGTCCATTAACGTGGATGACATTCCACCTGAAGTCAGTGTAAAGCCAATTGGCGGGCAGGCTCCTCCAGTGCCTGCAGAGGAGTCACCAGCTCCTTCCACACCTGCTTCCCCTCCGCCTGTGCCTAGTCGTGCAGCTCCAGATCCACCAACCCCCGGCACCCCCGTGGAGCCCACTACATCTGTGGCTCCCACATCTCCCCCTAATCCTCTTGTGACGCAAATGCGCAGCCGCCAGACGGACTACAAAGCTGCTGCACTGCAATCTAAGCGCAGTGGTGACATATCTACTGCCCTTCAGTTTCTCAAAGTGGTCAAGCAATTTGACGTAGTTATAAAAATGTGTGAAGACGGACAGGAAGTTGATTTGAGTGACATGCCCCCTCCACCAGCTGAGTTTCTTGAATTCCTTAAAAAAATGCAAGAAGAAGCAGCCGCAGAAGCTGTCGCAGAACCTACTGCTGCCCCAGAACCCACAcctgttgctcctgctcctgttctAGCAGCTGCAACAAATATGTTGGAGGCTCTGCAGCAACGTTTAGAGAAATATCAATCTGTAGAAGCGGCAGCCAAGGCAGAAAACAATAGCGGAAAAGCAAGACGCTTTGGAAGGATTGTGAAGCAATACGAAGATGCCATAAAGTTGTACAAGGCAGGCAAACCAGTGCCTTACGATGAGCTGCCTGTGCCACCAGGTTTTGGACCGCTGCCTACGGCTGATGCTGCTCCTGTCGCGCCGACACCGTCGCTGCCCACTTCGCCTACATCTCCACCGCCAACAGCAAGTACTTCCGCAGGAGGAACACCCTCCAGTTCCAGTGCGACGACACCTACAGCTCCTCGAAAAGCACCTTCACCTCCTAAGCCCAAAGAGTTAACAACACGCACGTCTGGCAATCAGCAGAAGAATAATATTGCCGAGCAACAAATGAAACTGCTCCTCGAGCGCCAAAAGGAGTTTAAGCTAGCTGCTATAGAGGCCAAAAAAGCGGGAGAAATAGATCAGGCGAAGGAGTACCTCAAGATCTTCAAGGGATTCGATTCCCTTCTTAATGCAGCGAGTAGTGGATTGCCAGTGGACCTCAGCACT cttccCGTCCCGCCTTCACAAAGGGATAATCTAGAAGCCTCCTTTGCCATTGTATCTGCTGAGGAATGCGATCCGACAGATGATATCTGTGAAATTGGTGTTCGCATGGAGGAGCAGCTGGCAAAACAACTGATGATGTGCAAAAATACGCGAGATCATCACAAAGCTATGGGAGATGTAGCAGGCATGAATCGGTTTGAAAATTTAGCCTTAACTGTGCAAaaggatttggatttggtgcGATACTCGAAACGAAAGAATGAACCACTGCCAAAGTTTCACTATGAAAAGCGTAGCTTCAACATTGTGCATTGCAACACAGATCTCACAGACAGTGAGCTTGAAATTGTTGTGGTCCGGGGAATCAGCTACAATGTGGCCAATCCCAAGGACGTGGATACTTATGTGCGCGTAGAGTTTCCCCTGCTCAAT GATGAATCTTTCAAGACTAAAACCAATGTTATCAGAGACACCAGCAGTCCTGACTACGATGAACGCTTCAAGGTTGACATCCAGCGGACCAATCGTCAGTTCCAGAGAATCTTTAAGCGGCATGGCGTCAAGTTTGAAATATACTCTAGAGG